The Brasilonema sennae CENA114 genome includes a region encoding these proteins:
- a CDS encoding DUF1822 family protein, which yields MTFNQSTLTLTNSTDLWLEIPETEQTKAWEQSQAFSSSNRRWIAYLNRLSLNTFLPWVRDEYAPDATAFPKAAANPSIWEVVNGTGISFGTSRMVLIPTEAVDLDELRVPQEWVDIPSWSADYYVAVQVNLEEGCIRVSGYTTQAQLKNMGTYDAGDRAYCLDAENLISNLNILWMARQICPEEVTRTETAPLPTLSVTQAENLLKRLGNSALILPRLAVPFQTWGALLEHGGWRQRLYEQRQGMQPQWSIREWVQGGVSDFAQKFGWGSIELQSSFQGSRGSVQEAELPTMVRRLTIDGQGYELRLQPKGNIENNIWRFELRNGNRDERIPSGFILKLLTEDLQPFDGNQVKATTPKERLYIEVALGESREGLVWQIEPTPEDYESEILYF from the coding sequence ATGACATTCAACCAAAGCACACTAACACTGACAAACTCTACAGATTTGTGGTTAGAAATTCCTGAAACCGAGCAAACAAAGGCTTGGGAACAAAGCCAAGCTTTTTCTAGTTCTAATCGTCGTTGGATTGCGTATCTCAACCGCTTAAGCTTAAACACTTTTTTACCTTGGGTACGGGATGAATACGCTCCTGATGCGACTGCTTTTCCTAAAGCAGCGGCTAATCCAAGCATTTGGGAAGTCGTCAATGGTACAGGTATTTCCTTTGGAACGTCACGAATGGTATTGATCCCGACTGAGGCGGTTGATTTGGACGAATTGCGTGTTCCTCAAGAATGGGTGGACATTCCTAGCTGGAGTGCTGATTATTATGTAGCAGTGCAAGTCAATTTGGAAGAGGGCTGTATTCGGGTTTCGGGGTATACAACCCAAGCGCAACTTAAGAATATGGGAACTTATGATGCGGGCGATCGCGCTTACTGTTTAGATGCAGAAAATTTGATTTCTAATCTAAATATCCTGTGGATGGCGCGTCAAATATGTCCAGAAGAAGTGACTCGCACAGAAACTGCCCCCTTACCAACTTTATCTGTCACACAAGCAGAAAACTTGCTTAAACGTTTAGGAAATTCCGCGCTTATCCTACCACGCCTGGCAGTACCGTTTCAAACGTGGGGAGCACTCCTAGAACATGGAGGTTGGAGACAACGTTTGTACGAACAACGTCAAGGAATGCAACCACAGTGGTCGATTCGTGAATGGGTGCAAGGTGGTGTCTCAGATTTTGCCCAAAAATTTGGTTGGGGAAGTATCGAGTTACAGTCCAGTTTTCAAGGATCACGGGGTTCAGTACAGGAAGCTGAATTGCCAACAATGGTACGGAGATTAACCATTGATGGACAAGGATACGAATTGCGGTTACAACCTAAAGGTAATATTGAAAATAATATATGGCGCTTTGAACTGCGAAATGGAAATAGAGACGAGCGGATTCCCAGTGGATTTATATTGAAACTCCTGACTGAAGATTTACAGCCATTCGATGGTAATCAAGTAAAAGCTACAACTCCTAAAGAGAGACTTTACATTGAAGTCGCTTTGGGCGAGTCTCGCGAAGGATTGGTTTGGCAGATAGAGCCAACTCCAGAAGACTATGAATCTGAAATATTGTATTTTTAA
- a CDS encoding sigma-70 family RNA polymerase sigma factor: MRPRQGITELFTTFLQFDADRVIGWASDAKLRRNMLNSQARLSEPENSDNFWVAFWYKLWHEKPESLGRGHLSAYLQEVCYWAAHKTVASFSPGQNTLSDCFQMVATRTDKVLKGFKPEMGFNLKNYASAIFSSEIKEMLRQQNEVDICTDWRLLRKITQKRLVESLQNVALNPDIIERYVLAWKCYQSLYAPQQPTNTRKLTRPDDATWKAIAQLYNFQRQTQLSQPGAESSIETIEKWLLACAKAIRAYLYPNVNSLNAPKGEDDSGEFQDFLPQLQQESLLTEVIAQEELLERQSKQSQISTVLIASLNELDPEAQNIIKLYYSQGLTQQQIAQELGVKQYTVSRRLGKSKDTLLLKLATWTKESLHISLDSLVLSYISTTLEEWLKVHYSRPSLQ, translated from the coding sequence ATGCGTCCCCGTCAAGGTATTACTGAGCTATTTACAACTTTCTTACAATTCGACGCTGACAGAGTCATTGGTTGGGCTAGCGATGCTAAACTACGTCGAAATATGCTCAACTCTCAGGCGCGTCTATCAGAACCAGAAAATTCTGATAATTTTTGGGTTGCTTTTTGGTATAAATTGTGGCATGAAAAACCTGAAAGTCTGGGAAGAGGACATCTGTCAGCTTATTTACAAGAAGTATGCTATTGGGCAGCTCACAAAACAGTTGCTAGTTTTTCCCCTGGACAAAACACTTTGTCAGACTGCTTCCAAATGGTAGCAACTCGCACAGATAAAGTTTTGAAAGGCTTTAAACCCGAAATGGGTTTTAACCTCAAGAATTACGCCAGTGCGATTTTTAGCAGCGAGATCAAGGAAATGCTGCGCCAGCAGAACGAAGTTGATATTTGTACTGATTGGCGATTGTTGCGCAAAATCACTCAAAAGCGGTTAGTGGAATCTTTACAAAATGTTGCACTGAATCCGGACATAATAGAGCGTTATGTATTAGCTTGGAAATGTTACCAGTCCCTATATGCTCCACAGCAACCAACTAATACTCGCAAACTGACAAGACCAGATGATGCTACATGGAAAGCGATCGCCCAACTTTATAACTTTCAACGCCAGACTCAACTTTCACAACCAGGAGCAGAGTCTAGTATTGAAACAATAGAAAAATGGCTACTTGCTTGTGCAAAAGCTATCCGCGCTTACTTGTACCCAAATGTGAATTCCCTGAATGCCCCGAAAGGGGAGGACGATTCTGGGGAATTCCAAGATTTTTTACCGCAACTCCAGCAGGAATCCTTACTGACAGAAGTGATTGCTCAAGAAGAACTGCTTGAACGACAGTCAAAGCAATCACAAATCAGTACTGTCTTAATCGCATCTTTGAACGAACTGGATCCAGAAGCGCAAAACATCATAAAACTTTACTATAGCCAGGGGTTGACTCAACAGCAGATTGCACAAGAATTAGGAGTGAAGCAGTACACTGTTTCTCGTCGGCTCGGCAAGTCTAAAGACACATTATTACTCAAACTTGCTACTTGGACTAAAGAATCGCTGCATATTTCTCTAGACTCACTGGTACTAAGCTATATCAGCACAACTTTAGAGGAATGGTTAAAAGTTCACTATAGCCGTCCCTCCCTACAATAG
- a CDS encoding ABC transporter permease, with amino-acid sequence MSTQIPHPQLHSPSDIAKAPKWEHPRLSWLQPLVLLAPAGIWLLLLLVLPTLIIFELSLVPNIRPGDLVNPSGLDNYIRIFDPLYLQVVGRSLFFALTSTIICLTLGFPVAYWIAQMAQERWRNLLLIGFVLPLWTSSLLRSYAWITILRPTGLLNSVLSSLSLPTLDVLNSSPAVLIGMSYSLLPYIVLILYAALEKLDKRLLEAAADLGANPIQTFWKVTVPQTLTGITSGSFLVFITAFGDFVNPELLGGASSMTAARLVYNQFLGSTQNWGFGSALSMTIILVVSLAIALLIKFGEATPRQ; translated from the coding sequence GTGTCTACTCAAATTCCTCATCCTCAATTACATTCCCCAAGTGATATTGCCAAAGCGCCAAAATGGGAGCATCCACGGCTAAGCTGGCTACAACCCTTGGTACTGCTTGCACCAGCGGGAATTTGGTTGTTACTTTTGCTGGTGCTACCAACACTGATCATTTTTGAGTTGAGTTTGGTACCAAATATTCGACCTGGGGATTTAGTCAATCCCAGTGGATTGGATAATTACATCCGGATATTTGACCCTTTATATTTGCAAGTTGTGGGGCGATCGCTCTTTTTTGCACTCACCTCCACAATCATTTGTTTAACCTTGGGTTTCCCAGTCGCTTATTGGATTGCTCAAATGGCACAAGAGCGTTGGCGAAATTTGCTTCTGATTGGCTTTGTCTTGCCTTTGTGGACTTCCTCTTTACTCCGCTCTTATGCTTGGATTACAATTTTGCGTCCGACTGGATTACTCAACAGTGTTCTTAGCAGTTTGAGTTTACCAACTTTAGATGTCCTTAACAGCAGTCCAGCCGTCTTAATTGGCATGAGCTACAGCTTGCTGCCTTATATAGTTTTGATTTTATATGCAGCGCTAGAAAAACTAGATAAGCGTTTGCTAGAAGCAGCAGCTGATTTAGGCGCGAATCCTATACAAACTTTTTGGAAAGTCACGGTTCCACAAACTCTCACTGGAATTACCAGTGGTTCTTTTTTGGTATTTATCACTGCATTTGGGGATTTTGTCAATCCAGAATTACTTGGCGGTGCTTCTAGTATGACAGCAGCGCGGCTAGTTTATAATCAGTTTCTTGGATCTACTCAAAATTGGGGATTTGGTTCGGCTTTAAGTATGACGATCATCTTGGTTGTCAGTCTGGCTATTGCTCTTTTAATTAAGTTTGGCGAGGCGACACCAAGGCAATAA
- a CDS encoding DEAD/DEAH box helicase: MKDPIGAFEKLRDNLILYVKTAFGTQFPEIEKERERRLREPGVFYQEPWIEPLPRYQKSGKTINNLQLSDVPGLDESALLDFKELASCGLVGDFELYTHQLEMLHKGLSGQNAVVTAGTGSGKTESFLLPLFAYLAKESKNWEAPGTQQPHINDWWENKDWQNKCKPLVNKKRNFKQPYRVPQRNHEKRDAAVRALILYPMNALVEDQLTRLRRALDSDKARDWFKNNRKDNRIYFGRYNGVTPVPGHEYKQNGKPNGDKIEELLEEMQQMQKSVQAAEEHFKKTGDKDVTFFFPRLDGAEMRCRWDMQDDPPDILITNYSMLSIMLMRDIDKNIFDKTREWLKKEGSVFHLILDELHLYRGTAGTEVAYLIRLLLQRLGLYPGHPKLKILASSASLEPNDPKSLKFLSEFFGTEWHSEQIIPGHPDPIPAIVGQKFLESEPFIALANAPEDANLLKKCLSLFSSQSDTVGAIMLNACKLDNIIRAVSLTQFAKGIFGDNLDDLDEENLNLAVKGLLIARGLSEDKSLESFRFRLHWFFRNIDGLWACTQPNYDCDKDESSKNRPVGRLFVKNPPIVHEGFRVLEMLYCEQCGTVFYGGNRLELENGNGWELLPTEPNIESIPDRQIGNFLERRTYREYAIFYPSRDIHEDAKKLWKQPPRSGVRTENAWWDKAWLDTRSSRVILGEPDSDTADNQWVEGYIYNLGKTSPETQAFMAAQPSICPCCGADYTKRRSWKSSIRGFRTAFSRLSQLLSKEIFYQLPEKSDSRKLVVFSDSRENAASISNGIERTHYSDLVREAIFDELNQLAVGEVYLLEDIQEHGQAVRQEAREFARNSDAIKQLQEKIQVANYPTTGLPQAFQNLREQAQIELSEIKQRAKTRIVSLKVLFEGEKDTPGVLVQRLAGLGINPAGNDINDQEFYYDNKLHHWTGFFDFASQPPKWKAGSSREAIDKRYTLRSKTQSEVCDAFFSRLFYSIEASGLGYACLKLPQEEVNKLAAQCKLAPQVFLEICNGCLRVIGDLYRYPKYDVEDWNSWQDAKARLKKYVTKCVTQHKLSEKQLFDALWSAICQHGKHEHLKINPLHLWVRVAVPGDPVWQCTSCGRPHLHRAGGICTNCLAELPTSPNKKCSDLYARNYYATEAVNKRQPVRLHCEELTGQTDDQAERQRHFRNIVVNIGEQDRDFIPVVDTIDILSVTTTMEVGIDIGSLMAVVMANMPPMRFNYQQRAGRAGRRGQPFAIVLTICRGNSHDEFYYQHPEKITGDPPPVPFLSMSKIEIARRLLAKECLRRAFLCADVKWWDGPTPPDSHGEFGTVKDWLEKESRRQKVCQWLQSSPKVTEVVNDLLIGVKNIDPITFENYARQNLFNKINECANNKELTGKGLAELLAEGGVLPMFGMPSRVRDLYHHNPSKNKKIATIDRDLDLAVAEFAPGAEKTKDKRIYTSIGFTAPLLPDSKNGVVPADNDPLSQRRWMLRCQRCQHTDTSDNELKNTVCPKCGATPEQGFKVFKYAVPLAFRTTLKPGSDAKEEHDVLISGAGSVAESQQENVIDPIPGTNTKAEFSETGRVFRVNDNRGNLFKGAVGKASFGRGGEKFLEFQWIDERFQNQPNGVNFQEPTESEALAIVAPKTTGVLRIKPASVPTGLCLDPIAPGSAIKAAFYSAAFIIRAVAAQELDIDPDELDVSGLRQVELEETGEKVGEIVISDRLPNGSGFTLWLAEHWQHILIEKIIKAQNTFVSAMMSQEHRNKCDSSCYQCLRHYRNINYHGLLDWRSGLSLLRALADKNFGCGLHGDFSAPDLENWLQRATELRDSFSASFSSCSPQNIGDLPGFTMDEITVIIVHPLWNLNNPIGLLTDAVATVAPESQIRYIDTFNLLRRPSWCYQSLGSP; this comes from the coding sequence ATGAAAGACCCTATCGGCGCTTTTGAAAAGCTACGCGACAACTTAATCCTTTATGTTAAAACGGCTTTCGGTACACAATTTCCTGAAATTGAGAAGGAACGGGAACGACGTTTGCGTGAACCGGGAGTATTTTATCAAGAACCTTGGATCGAACCTTTACCTCGTTATCAAAAATCTGGGAAAACAATCAATAATTTACAACTTTCAGATGTTCCAGGTTTAGATGAGTCTGCACTGCTAGATTTTAAAGAATTAGCTTCCTGTGGACTGGTTGGTGATTTTGAATTATACACTCACCAACTGGAAATGCTCCATAAAGGATTATCGGGTCAAAATGCAGTTGTTACTGCTGGTACTGGTTCAGGTAAAACAGAATCTTTCCTCTTACCGTTGTTTGCTTACTTAGCGAAAGAATCAAAAAATTGGGAAGCGCCGGGAACTCAGCAACCTCACATTAATGATTGGTGGGAAAACAAAGATTGGCAAAATAAATGCAAACCACTTGTTAATAAAAAACGCAATTTTAAGCAACCTTATCGCGTACCTCAAAGGAATCATGAAAAACGAGATGCTGCGGTAAGGGCACTAATTTTATATCCGATGAATGCCCTCGTTGAAGACCAGCTTACCAGGTTACGCCGCGCTTTAGATTCTGACAAGGCGCGAGATTGGTTTAAAAATAATAGAAAAGACAACAGAATTTATTTTGGCAGATACAACGGCGTCACACCTGTACCAGGACATGAGTACAAGCAAAATGGTAAACCTAACGGGGACAAGATAGAAGAACTTCTTGAAGAAATGCAGCAGATGCAAAAATCAGTCCAAGCTGCTGAGGAACATTTTAAGAAAACTGGTGACAAGGATGTGACATTCTTTTTCCCGCGTTTAGATGGGGCGGAAATGCGCTGTCGTTGGGATATGCAAGATGATCCACCTGATATTTTAATTACTAATTATTCCATGCTCAGCATTATGCTGATGCGAGATATTGATAAAAATATTTTTGATAAAACACGGGAATGGTTAAAGAAAGAAGGCAGTGTTTTTCACTTAATTCTTGATGAATTACACCTTTATCGTGGCACTGCTGGGACAGAAGTTGCTTACCTGATTCGCCTGCTGCTGCAACGTTTGGGACTTTATCCTGGTCATCCTAAATTAAAAATTCTTGCCTCTAGTGCGTCTCTTGAACCAAATGACCCAAAAAGTTTAAAATTCTTATCTGAATTCTTCGGTACAGAATGGCATTCCGAACAAATTATCCCTGGTCATCCTGATCCAATTCCAGCAATTGTCGGACAAAAATTTTTAGAGAGTGAACCATTTATCGCCTTAGCAAACGCACCAGAAGACGCCAATTTACTCAAGAAATGTTTATCATTATTTTCATCACAAAGCGACACTGTTGGCGCTATAATGCTTAACGCTTGTAAGCTCGACAATATAATTCGTGCAGTATCTCTCACGCAATTTGCTAAAGGGATTTTTGGTGATAATTTAGATGATTTAGATGAAGAAAATCTCAATTTAGCAGTAAAGGGATTGCTAATTGCTCGTGGTTTATCTGAAGACAAATCTTTAGAATCATTTCGGTTTAGGTTGCACTGGTTTTTTAGAAATATTGATGGACTTTGGGCTTGCACTCAGCCAAATTATGATTGTGATAAGGATGAAAGTAGTAAAAACCGACCAGTAGGTAGACTCTTTGTAAAGAATCCACCAATAGTTCATGAGGGATTTCGAGTGCTAGAAATGCTGTACTGCGAACAGTGCGGTACTGTTTTTTATGGTGGAAACCGTTTGGAACTAGAGAACGGTAATGGTTGGGAACTTTTGCCTACAGAACCAAATATTGAAAGCATTCCTGACCGCCAAATTGGTAATTTTTTGGAACGGCGAACATATCGTGAATATGCTATATTTTATCCTTCCAGAGATATTCATGAAGATGCTAAAAAATTATGGAAACAGCCACCAAGAAGTGGTGTACGTACAGAGAATGCTTGGTGGGATAAAGCCTGGTTAGACACTCGTAGTAGTCGCGTTATTTTGGGAGAACCTGATTCAGATACAGCAGATAATCAATGGGTTGAAGGCTATATCTATAACTTGGGAAAAACATCACCAGAAACGCAAGCATTTATGGCAGCACAACCCTCTATTTGCCCATGTTGTGGTGCAGATTACACTAAGCGAAGGTCTTGGAAATCTTCAATTAGAGGCTTCCGTACTGCATTTTCTAGGTTGAGTCAACTGCTATCTAAGGAAATATTTTATCAGTTACCAGAAAAATCAGACTCTCGTAAATTAGTCGTATTTTCTGATAGTCGTGAAAATGCCGCTTCAATATCAAATGGAATTGAACGTACTCATTACTCTGACCTTGTTCGTGAGGCGATATTTGATGAACTTAATCAATTGGCAGTTGGTGAAGTTTACCTATTAGAAGATATCCAAGAACATGGTCAAGCAGTTCGGCAAGAAGCAAGAGAATTTGCTCGTAACTCTGATGCGATTAAGCAATTGCAAGAAAAAATTCAAGTTGCTAACTATCCAACCACTGGACTTCCGCAAGCATTCCAGAATTTACGAGAACAAGCACAAATAGAACTTAGTGAAATTAAACAAAGAGCTAAAACGCGCATCGTTTCACTTAAGGTTTTATTTGAAGGAGAAAAAGACACACCAGGAGTACTTGTTCAGAGATTAGCTGGTTTAGGCATAAATCCTGCTGGTAACGATATCAATGACCAAGAGTTTTATTACGACAATAAATTACATCATTGGACAGGATTTTTTGATTTTGCGTCTCAACCACCAAAATGGAAAGCTGGTTCTTCTAGGGAAGCAATTGACAAGCGATATACTCTTAGATCAAAAACACAGTCTGAAGTATGCGATGCCTTCTTTAGTCGTTTATTTTATAGTATTGAAGCATCTGGCTTAGGTTATGCTTGTCTGAAATTGCCACAAGAAGAGGTCAACAAATTAGCTGCACAATGCAAACTTGCACCACAAGTTTTTCTCGAAATATGCAACGGATGCTTGCGCGTCATTGGTGATTTGTATCGGTATCCTAAGTATGATGTTGAGGACTGGAACAGTTGGCAAGATGCAAAAGCCAGATTGAAAAAATATGTCACTAAATGCGTGACACAGCATAAGCTTTCTGAGAAGCAATTATTTGATGCATTGTGGTCAGCTATTTGCCAACATGGTAAACATGAGCATTTAAAAATTAACCCGCTGCATTTATGGGTACGAGTTGCAGTTCCCGGTGATCCAGTTTGGCAATGCACATCATGTGGACGCCCTCACCTACATCGTGCCGGCGGTATCTGTACAAATTGTCTTGCAGAATTACCCACATCACCTAATAAAAAATGCTCAGATTTATACGCTCGTAATTATTACGCGACAGAAGCAGTTAATAAGCGCCAACCTGTGCGTTTGCATTGTGAAGAATTGACAGGACAAACCGACGATCAAGCAGAAAGACAGCGCCATTTCCGCAATATTGTTGTCAACATCGGCGAACAAGATAGAGATTTTATCCCAGTGGTAGATACTATCGACATCCTTAGTGTTACTACCACAATGGAAGTAGGTATTGATATTGGTAGTTTAATGGCTGTAGTCATGGCAAATATGCCACCCATGCGTTTTAATTACCAACAAAGAGCAGGTCGTGCAGGTCGTCGAGGTCAACCTTTCGCCATTGTATTAACTATTTGTCGTGGTAACAGTCACGATGAATTTTATTATCAACATCCCGAAAAAATTACAGGTGATCCGCCACCAGTTCCCTTTCTATCGATGTCAAAAATTGAAATTGCACGACGTCTATTAGCAAAAGAATGTCTGCGACGTGCGTTTCTATGTGCTGATGTTAAGTGGTGGGATGGTCCCACGCCGCCAGATAGTCACGGAGAATTTGGTACAGTAAAAGACTGGCTAGAAAAAGAATCTCGTCGTCAGAAAGTTTGTCAATGGTTGCAGAGTTCACCTAAAGTTACCGAGGTAGTAAATGATTTGCTTATTGGTGTAAAAAATATCGACCCCATCACCTTTGAAAATTATGCGCGTCAGAACTTGTTTAACAAGATAAACGAGTGTGCAAATAATAAAGAATTGACAGGAAAGGGATTAGCAGAACTACTTGCAGAAGGTGGTGTTTTGCCCATGTTCGGTATGCCATCCAGAGTTCGGGATTTGTATCATCACAATCCATCAAAAAACAAGAAGATTGCTACTATCGACCGTGATTTAGATTTAGCTGTTGCGGAATTTGCCCCAGGTGCAGAAAAGACTAAAGATAAACGAATTTACACCTCTATCGGTTTTACTGCACCGTTACTTCCAGACAGTAAAAATGGTGTTGTTCCTGCTGATAATGACCCGCTTTCTCAGCGAAGATGGATGTTAAGATGTCAGCGCTGTCAACATACAGATACTTCTGATAATGAATTGAAAAATACAGTCTGTCCCAAATGTGGAGCAACACCAGAACAAGGTTTTAAAGTTTTTAAATACGCTGTACCATTGGCTTTTCGTACCACCCTGAAGCCAGGTTCTGATGCTAAGGAAGAACACGATGTATTAATCTCAGGTGCGGGTAGTGTTGCTGAGTCACAGCAAGAAAATGTTATTGACCCAATACCGGGTACAAATACCAAGGCAGAGTTTTCTGAAACTGGCAGAGTATTCCGTGTAAATGATAATCGCGGGAATTTGTTTAAAGGAGCAGTAGGTAAAGCTTCTTTTGGACGTGGCGGCGAAAAATTTTTAGAATTTCAATGGATTGATGAGCGATTTCAAAATCAACCCAATGGGGTAAATTTTCAAGAACCGACCGAATCTGAAGCACTGGCTATTGTTGCTCCGAAAACAACTGGCGTTCTCCGCATCAAACCCGCATCTGTACCCACTGGATTATGTCTCGATCCCATTGCACCTGGTTCTGCTATTAAAGCTGCTTTTTATTCTGCGGCTTTTATTATCCGTGCTGTCGCAGCACAGGAATTAGATATTGATCCAGATGAATTAGATGTGAGTGGTTTACGGCAGGTTGAACTAGAAGAAACTGGTGAAAAAGTAGGAGAAATTGTAATTAGCGATCGCCTCCCCAATGGTTCTGGTTTTACATTATGGCTTGCCGAACATTGGCAACACATCCTCATAGAAAAAATCATCAAAGCACAAAATACTTTTGTTTCTGCCATGATGTCACAGGAGCATCGCAATAAATGTGATTCTTCCTGTTATCAGTGCTTACGACACTACCGCAATATAAACTATCACGGCTTGCTCGATTGGCGTAGTGGTCTCTCTTTACTTAGGGCATTAGCTGATAAGAATTTTGGTTGCGGCTTGCACGGCGATTTTTCTGCCCCAGACTTAGAAAACTGGCTACAAAGAGCAACTGAACTTCGAGATAGTTTTTCTGCATCTTTTAGTAGTTGTTCTCCGCAAAATATCGGAGATCTGCCTGGTTTTACAATGGATGAGATAACAGTTATTATTGTTCATCCGTTGTGGAACCTCAATAACCCCATTGGCTTATTAACTGATGCTGTTGCTACAGTAGCACCAGAGAGCCAAATTCGTTACATTGATACCTTTAATCTTTTGCGTCGTCCTAGCTGGTGTTATCAGTCACTAGGTTCGCCGTAG
- a CDS encoding phycobiliprotein lyase, with translation MDAMEFFQQSAGSWRSQRTTHHLAFKRSEVGESQIQVDALAADDPEIIALCEFHQIDASLAIGGCSVRWGGSMGWDQEGENHEGNTVFALVPDTDNPRQGRLLRDRGYAEIVPVVGQYHMDDDGGLVLITEYDTMSSIERFWFASPDLRMRCSTVKRFGGFNTASFCTESRVGADSLSHPEVNQGDAIVSDVTPTQAQEVLQARQDTSPQYFSLLGW, from the coding sequence ATGGACGCAATGGAGTTTTTTCAACAAAGTGCTGGTTCTTGGCGATCGCAACGCACAACCCATCACCTCGCCTTCAAACGATCTGAGGTTGGTGAGTCGCAAATCCAGGTAGATGCTCTGGCGGCGGACGATCCAGAAATCATTGCTTTATGTGAATTCCATCAGATTGATGCAAGTCTGGCTATTGGGGGTTGCAGCGTCAGATGGGGAGGCTCAATGGGCTGGGATCAAGAGGGCGAAAATCACGAGGGAAACACTGTATTCGCTTTGGTACCTGATACAGATAATCCTCGGCAAGGTCGATTACTGCGCGATAGAGGCTATGCTGAAATCGTGCCGGTTGTTGGTCAGTACCACATGGATGATGATGGTGGACTGGTTCTGATCACCGAATATGACACCATGAGTTCAATTGAGCGGTTCTGGTTTGCCAGTCCTGATTTGCGAATGCGTTGCAGTACAGTGAAACGCTTCGGCGGATTCAACACAGCATCATTCTGCACTGAAAGCCGCGTTGGGGCAGATTCATTGAGCCATCCAGAAGTTAATCAGGGGGATGCGATCGTATCGGATGTAACCCCGACTCAAGCTCAAGAAGTCCTTCAAGCCCGACAAGACACCTCCCCACAATATTTCTCTTTGTTAGGTTGGTGA